TGATCGATAGTTAGCAGGCAGAATCATTAATTAACTAAATACGGATGCTATGCACATCTTAACTGCCAAACTATGAATTTTCTACTTGCCAAACACACTTTATCATACCTTTTTCCCTGAATTCATAGTATTTGTTTGTGGCCCACGTAGCCCTTAAATTATGAATTCTATGTTGCTCTATGCCATTAACCTTACACGCCTTTTTAAAAGAACTCCATGTGTTTTTAGCACGGTTTTCCCATTTGCGCCCAGGCATGTCATAAACAATATCCTCTTGGCCTTTGTTTGCACAGATGTTTTTCAATTCTGCTAGATAAGGCTTGGAAATCGGTACCCAGCGCTCTCTTTTACCTTTTGTTCCATATCTTAAATAAACTCTTCCGCTATTGAAATCTATATCCCGAACTTGTAATTTAACACACTCTTTAGCCCTAAGCCCCAATTCTGACATGCCTCGAATAGCAACCCCATATTTATCTCCGTTCTTTTGCTGCCAGACGTGCTTCATAATTCGAGACATCTCTTCTTTGGAGTAAACCCTATAACCTTCACGACTATCCAATCTTTCCTGCTTGCTCATCGGTATTTTTTTACCAGCTGCCCGAGCCTGGTTAATCATCCCCCTTAAATCACTAGGAACGATTGATACTGTATTACCAAACCTCTTTTCCACGGCATCGGAAAACTTCCGTAGCGCGGATGCTGTTCCCTGGAGATCTTTAACGCCCCGGTTTATTAAATCCTGAAAAAAGGCGACCCCCGCTTCCTGATGGTTATATGAATTAATGTATTTATGTCCAAAGCCATTTTCGTCAGCAAACTTAATATAACGCTGAGCAACATTTAGCACATTATTATACCATTTTGATGAGTGAATATAGTTTGTTTTGGCCGTTAAGATCCTTTCCCCTTTAGCTCGGGCTTCCGCCCTATATTCCTCCTTGGCCTGGTGTTTTGAGATACCTTGTTTGGTGATCCCTTTTAACGCCATTTCTATTTGCCTTTTTCTACTTGGCGCCGATCTGCCCATACTTTCACCTCCAGTTTTTTTAATTCTACCGCGGATCAGAAACCTACCAGTTAACTCCACCAACTACCGTGGGATTAACCCCCCTTTTCCCTGATCATTTTTTAGTTAGCAACTTCCGTTGCTGTTGGTAACCGGTCTGCCGACCGGAAAATCCGGGCGGCCTAACAGTGGCCACCGCCACTGTTAGGCAGTAAGAAACCCCAGCGCATTCTTCCGCATGCGCTGGGGTTTCTTACTGCCTACTACTACCGTTGTAGTCAGAAATCCAGCCGCCACGCGGCTTTTCAAGTTTACTATGTTCTTTTCCTACTGAAAAAGAACATAGTAAACTAAGCTTCTATCGAAGCTTTTTAAAAAAACCTGCTGGTGCAGATTTTTATTCGGCTGATCTCCGACACCCGGGATCGGCGGGCGGCGAACGGTGAGACCGCATCTTAAACCATGTCCCTTTAAACGACCTCCATCACTACCGTGATGGCGCGTATATGGCGCGGGACCCAATGACGCCGATGATCCAGATGACTATTGTCATCCCCGGAAATTAGGTAGCTACCGCCACCTTAGGCTCAAGTGAACCAATCCGTTAAACCTGGCTCCGCCAGGCACAAAACCTATCTGTACTTTATCCCCTGAAGGGGAGGCCCAGTGAGTAACCGGGCCAAATCCATTCCCCTCTTCGGTTAATTGATTTACGGGCATAGGCAGGCCCATCACATAGCTTTTCGCATTAATATCGCATAAGTATTTCCATTACAATTCTCAAAAATATACTTATCACTAATCACAAAATCACCCTTTTACCGTTTTGATATTTTAACCAATCCTTTTATGTTTCTCGTCAAAGCTTCGTCCATCACGGTATCCAGCATCCCTAGCATCTGATGAGCCACCAATTACTATTTTGCTGGATTGACCCTTTGTTAGCTTTTTATCATTCACAGCTTGAATGACTAGAGCATCTTTTACTAAGACAAGGGCATAACCCTTTGTCTCTACCTGTGCTTTAAACTTATCGCCAAGGCCTTTAAGAAAACCAATATAATAGTCGTTCTTTAGGCGCTGGTTACTAATTGTTTGTTCTTGGTACCTTTTCACATAATCAGTTGATAAGTAAAGCATCGTGTTGAGTGCATAATGGTAAACCTCAGTTGCAATTTCAACATCTTCTTTTAGTCCAATGAAATAAATCCCTCTGCCTGGTGAGACATAGCAATGACAGCGGAAGTTATCACCAATAATCTTAGATAAGTTCTTTTCGTACCAGTAATTTCTTCGTTTCTCAGCAACACAGGTATCAACCACTTGCTTGTCCTCACATTTTTCTTGTGTCGCTTCAACTTCTGCCATTGTTAGCCCGTGTTGAGCCATCAGTTCCTGTGCTTTTAATAAGGCAGTATGGGCTTCTTCTTGATAAGTGCTTTTGGTTAGCGCAAGTACCTTGCGTATTTTATTTAAGATTTTCTCTTCTACATTTTTCATGCTACTATCACCTTTCTAAAAAACTCATTCTGTAATTTCGGTTTGAATAGCGTCCTACCAGCCTCCTGTATAAAACACTTTAATTAAGTAGTAAACCATATGGCATATAAGGTATATCGGTACTGCTAATCTTACGAACTTAAATAACTTCTGTTCTAAAAACCTATCTACAAAATCAAAGGTTTCCATAACATAGTCAGTGTCTTTAGATATAATGTCTGTGGAAATTACTTTATTGGTTTGAATCTGATCCATTTTAATTGCCAGGGAGTACCCCTACCGGGTAAAATATCCCCGGCAGGTCACCTCCCTGCTAATACTATTTACTTTTAAATAATCGTCTTTTCATTACTAGTCATTTTTGTACTCCTGAATCACTTCTCCGTTATATACTACCGTCAGCTCTTCTGGTGCGTTGAAGAAATTATAGTAAATTGATTTAAGCTCATCTTTTACATCCCAGGCTTCCCACTCTTTATCTTGTTCGTATTGCTGTTTTAGTTCTCGGTATTCTTCAACTAGTTCAGTTTTAAACTCTTCTACATCCATATCAATATCCTGATGATGGAAGAGCTCAAGAGCAACATACATTTCTTCACTTACACCAATAACATCTAATCCATCGGGACCGTAGTCATCAACCAACCTCTTAGTAACTTCTTTATTTATAAGGGCATCGGTCTCTTCTTTATATATGTCGTTGAAGTACCATTCCATCTGGTTTCGTAGCATATCGCCATGATTCTTCTCCCACTTATAATGGGCTGCCATCATTATTTGCCAAGCATGTTTTTCCATCTCATTTTCTAGGATTATTTTCACTTGGCTTCACCACTGGATTTTACTACTTCAATATACAATTCTAGTAAAGGAGCTACTACGTGCAATAGTTCCTTTTCCACCTGGTCCTTTTTGTTGTCCATGACGGCTGCATATAAATGCCCCATATGCTCACCGGCTATCATAGCCCATTTTTCCATTGGTAAGCTTTGTTCACCTTTTACCATCCGGTTTGCTTCAGCTTGTAAAGCTACTTTGGTTAGAAAACTATTTTTAATATTTTCAGTCATGTTCTACACCTCTTCATTAATTAATTTTCCTATATCTAATCTTGCATCCGGCCAGCACGGCATCATCAATGCCTTTGTACTGGTCGTTCCATATTGCTTCAACTAATTGCTTGCCGGTTTCAGATGCCGACTGCCTGAAGTCTTCGCAGGCAGTTTTTACATGGTGATTTGTGTATTTATCCCGGTCATAAGCCTCAACAATTTCTCTTTCAAGATAATCCTCTTTCAATAACTCCAGCACCGGTGCCCAGGTATTAGAACTAACTGTTCCTAACACTACAGCACCGATCTTTCGGCTTAAAACAGTAGCTTTTAGGGCACCTTCTGTTACCCATATCCGTTTATCCTTTACTAACATCGGTTGGGCTACGTGAACTGGTACACCGCAGGATGATCCTGCTTGTTTTCTACCGGAACTGAATAACCGGTATTTCCTATTCCTAGAGGTATTATCCAGCCTAATTTGCAAGGCTTGGATTCTTTTCTCCTTGTCCAATATTGGAAATATAAACCCCGGATAATAGTTAAAGCACCAGTAGTAACCCTTTCCCTTTTTATTAGGAGCCTGGTAGAATCCCGGAATCCCTTTAAGGTTACATCCCAGGTCTATAAGCTTTTTACATATCTTCCATGGCTTAACCCCTACTAAAGATTTAAAACCTATTTCTTGGATTTCTTTAGCTGTAAGTCCACGGTGTTCCATTAATTCTTTCATGTGGTAGGCTTCTAAATTTAGTAGCCTTAGAAAAGCTCTGTAAACCCGATCACACTCCTTTACAGGGGCCTTTGTAGCCACTGTAACAGCCTGTTCTTCAGGTTTGTAATATGAGGGGCTTTCAATCAGTTTATGGAGCCAACCGCCCATTCTTCCGGATACCGGGTGGTGGCTTTCAACACGCATACAAATGGTTATGCGGTCGTTGAAAGAGCACCAGTCAGGTTTGCCACAGATAGGACAAGGTTGCCCCCGATTGACCCGTTGTAATGGTTGATTCACATATTTCTTAGCGTAAGTACTCATATATTGACGGCATACGCCGTCCCTCACCTCCTTAAGGTTTTGGACGGCTTGAGCCGCCTATTACATTAGTCCTTTTTCTTTCAAGCTAGCGAACTTTCCATCACCAATTATCAGGTGGTCTAACACTGAAACGCCTAAAATTTCGCCAGACTCCATAATTCTCTTAGTTATAGCAATGTCTTCCTTACTAGGAGAGGGATCTCCACTGGGGTGATTGTGTAATAAAATCATCCCAGCAGCACTTTTTTTGATGGCAATTTTGAATACTTCTCTTGGATGCACCAACGAGGAGCTTAAGGTGCCCACACTGATCGTTTCCACTGCCAATACATGATTTTTGGTATTTAGTAAGATGGCACAGAAGTGTTCCCGATCTAGGTGGTGCATTTCATCCATAACTAAGGCAGCAGCATCATCCGGGCTATTGATAATAGTACTGCTATCTCGTTTCTCTTTAAGTAGCATTTTATGGATCTCAAACACCGCAATAAGTCTCGATGCTGATTTTTGAGTAATTCCTTTCAGCTGTAGCAATTCTTCTCTACTCATTTCCATGATTTCGGTGATTTTTTTTGATAGTAAGTAGAGCATGGTTTCATCTGGAATATCTCCTAATAATGCTGTGAGCAAAACTGATACGTTTTGACCAGTGTTTATGTCGATCTTATATACTGACTTTGTTTCCAGAATTCTTTTGGCTAACGTTGTCTTTTCTGGTGCCTCAATACCCCATAAATTCATT
The window above is part of the Desulfofalx alkaliphila DSM 12257 genome. Proteins encoded here:
- a CDS encoding tyrosine-type recombinase/integrase — protein: MGRSAPSRKRQIEMALKGITKQGISKHQAKEEYRAEARAKGERILTAKTNYIHSSKWYNNVLNVAQRYIKFADENGFGHKYINSYNHQEAGVAFFQDLINRGVKDLQGTASALRKFSDAVEKRFGNTVSIVPSDLRGMINQARAAGKKIPMSKQERLDSREGYRVYSKEEMSRIMKHVWQQKNGDKYGVAIRGMSELGLRAKECVKLQVRDIDFNSGRVYLRYGTKGKRERWVPISKPYLAELKNICANKGQEDIVYDMPGRKWENRAKNTWSSFKKACKVNGIEQHRIHNLRATWATNKYYEFREKGMIKCVWQVENS
- a CDS encoding DUF2786 domain-containing protein translates to MKNVEEKILNKIRKVLALTKSTYQEEAHTALLKAQELMAQHGLTMAEVEATQEKCEDKQVVDTCVAEKRRNYWYEKNLSKIIGDNFRCHCYVSPGRGIYFIGLKEDVEIATEVYHYALNTMLYLSTDYVKRYQEQTISNQRLKNDYYIGFLKGLGDKFKAQVETKGYALVLVKDALVIQAVNDKKLTKGQSSKIVIGGSSDARDAGYRDGRSFDEKHKRIG
- a CDS encoding DUF3854 domain-containing protein yields the protein MRVESHHPVSGRMGGWLHKLIESPSYYKPEEQAVTVATKAPVKECDRVYRAFLRLLNLEAYHMKELMEHRGLTAKEIQEIGFKSLVGVKPWKICKKLIDLGCNLKGIPGFYQAPNKKGKGYYWCFNYYPGFIFPILDKEKRIQALQIRLDNTSRNRKYRLFSSGRKQAGSSCGVPVHVAQPMLVKDKRIWVTEGALKATVLSRKIGAVVLGTVSSNTWAPVLELLKEDYLEREIVEAYDRDKYTNHHVKTACEDFRQSASETGKQLVEAIWNDQYKGIDDAVLAGCKIRYRKIN
- the radC gene encoding RadC family protein encodes the protein MQMNLWGIEAPEKTTLAKRILETKSVYKIDINTGQNVSVLLTALLGDIPDETMLYLLSKKITEIMEMSREELLQLKGITQKSASRLIAVFEIHKMLLKEKRDSSTIINSPDDAAALVMDEMHHLDREHFCAILLNTKNHVLAVETISVGTLSSSLVHPREVFKIAIKKSAAGMILLHNHPSGDPSPSKEDIAITKRIMESGEILGVSVLDHLIIGDGKFASLKEKGLM